The Hymenobacter sp. GOD-10R genome includes a window with the following:
- a CDS encoding NADPH-dependent F420 reductase encodes MKIGIIGAGHIGSALAVRLVSLGHSVQIANSRGPETLGDVAQKTGATPVTAKEAAHYGDIIVVTIPLINIPDLPQDLFDGVSAEVPVIDTSNYYPHLRDGHLPELESGTLTESEWVQQHLGRPVVKVFNNILADHLEKAGQPAGTPSRIALPVAGDDADAKQKVMALVEELGFDALDGGSLHESWRQQPGTPAYCTDMHATELRQNLDSLGTERTEAQHAQFLANHAEQEKQMEAQGIRLK; translated from the coding sequence ATGAAAATTGGAATTATCGGCGCCGGCCACATTGGCAGCGCTTTAGCCGTGCGGCTCGTTAGCCTAGGCCATTCCGTGCAAATTGCCAACTCGCGCGGCCCCGAAACGCTGGGCGACGTGGCCCAGAAAACCGGTGCTACCCCGGTCACCGCTAAGGAGGCGGCTCACTACGGCGACATCATCGTGGTCACCATTCCACTGATAAACATCCCCGATCTGCCCCAAGACTTATTCGACGGCGTGTCAGCCGAGGTGCCGGTGATTGACACCAGCAATTACTACCCGCACTTGCGCGATGGCCACCTGCCCGAGCTGGAAAGTGGTACTCTCACCGAGAGCGAGTGGGTGCAGCAGCACCTAGGCCGGCCGGTAGTGAAAGTGTTCAATAATATTCTGGCCGACCACCTCGAAAAAGCAGGACAGCCCGCCGGCACGCCCAGTCGCATCGCCCTGCCCGTGGCCGGCGACGATGCCGATGCCAAGCAGAAAGTGATGGCTCTGGTCGAGGAGCTAGGCTTCGATGCCCTAGATGGCGGCAGCCTACACGAATCTTGGCGGCAGCAGCCCGGCACGCCAGCGTACTGCACCGATATGCACGCCACTGAGCTGCGGCAGAACCTGGATAGCCTCGGTACCGAACGCACTGAAGCGCAGCACGCGCAATTCTTGGCCAACCACGCGGAGCAAGAGAAGCAGATGGAAGCGCAAGGCATTCGGCTGAAATAG
- a CDS encoding SMP-30/gluconolactonase/LRE family protein: protein MAALLLNGAACTPEFDGENPLNSILVQQETYKLPGDQLFPEGIAYNSRKGVFYVGSTLNGDVIQVGVASGTASLFAAGAAQGRLDCRGMKTDAQNRLWIAGGQENKIHVLSPQGSLIKTWDTKALFGSGFINDCAVDANYIYFTDSRVQKIYRAAVGTATPGDVEEWLAFTDQQIPYGAGFNANGIALTADGRYLILVISNTGKLFRIDRSSKAITEIQLDQPVTAGDGLWLSGTTLYVSRNVTGQLFPVQLNNTYTQGTVGAGFGNQLKFNTTIARAGDYFLVVNSQLNLRPTGTTPPPALPTLPFTVSRVTIP from the coding sequence ATGGCTGCGCTCCTGCTCAACGGCGCGGCTTGCACGCCAGAGTTCGACGGGGAAAACCCGCTGAATTCGATTCTGGTCCAACAAGAAACCTACAAGTTGCCAGGTGACCAGCTGTTTCCCGAAGGCATTGCCTACAACTCCCGAAAAGGCGTTTTCTATGTGGGTAGCACCCTCAATGGCGACGTCATCCAAGTGGGCGTCGCGAGTGGGACCGCGAGCCTCTTTGCCGCGGGTGCAGCGCAGGGCCGTCTGGATTGCCGAGGCATGAAAACCGATGCCCAGAACCGCTTGTGGATTGCTGGCGGGCAAGAAAACAAGATTCACGTGCTGAGCCCGCAGGGGAGTTTGATCAAAACGTGGGATACCAAAGCACTATTTGGCTCTGGTTTTATCAACGACTGTGCAGTCGATGCTAACTACATCTATTTCACTGACTCGCGCGTGCAGAAGATCTACCGAGCGGCCGTAGGAACGGCCACACCCGGCGACGTCGAGGAGTGGCTCGCCTTCACCGACCAGCAGATTCCCTACGGCGCGGGCTTCAACGCCAACGGCATCGCCTTGACGGCCGATGGCCGTTACTTGATCCTAGTTATTTCCAATACGGGTAAGCTGTTTCGCATCGACCGTAGCAGCAAGGCCATCACGGAAATTCAGCTCGATCAACCCGTCACGGCTGGTGATGGTTTGTGGCTGAGTGGCACCACCCTCTACGTTTCGCGTAACGTGACGGGGCAGCTTTTTCCGGTGCAGCTAAACAACACGTATACCCAAGGCACCGTCGGGGCTGGCTTCGGCAACCAGCTGAAGTTCAACACCACAATTGCGCGGGCCGGCGACTACTTCCTCGTGGTTAATTCGCAACTGAACCTGCGGCCTACGGGTACCACGCCTCCGCCAGCACTGCCCACCTTGCCGTTCACCGTTTCGCGCGTAACGATTCCCTAG
- the rbsK gene encoding ribokinase, translated as MEATSPLLVIVGSVNTDLVVHTPHFPVPGETCLGGGFQVFPGGKGANQAVAAARLGARVALVGKVGRDEFGQQALANLQQEGLATTHVSQHAEAASGVALITINAEGQNTIVVAPGANHELLPADIDEAMALLEEATLLVVQLEIPLLTVVYLVEWARQRNKRVVLNPAPAQPLPEAMYRDLFLLTPNETEAELLTGIPVRDADSAQVAAQVLRERGVQNVVVTLGAQGAFVHTATYTGLVPAPRVQAVDTTAAGDVFTGALAVALTHGWDWEQAAEFACQAAAVAVTRLGAQVSAPYRHEVMPVPTGK; from the coding sequence ATGGAAGCAACGAGTCCTTTGCTAGTGATTGTCGGTAGCGTCAACACCGATCTGGTCGTGCACACGCCCCACTTCCCCGTGCCAGGCGAAACCTGCCTGGGCGGCGGCTTTCAGGTGTTCCCCGGCGGCAAAGGGGCTAATCAAGCCGTCGCTGCGGCTCGGTTAGGCGCCCGCGTCGCGCTCGTAGGCAAAGTAGGGCGCGACGAGTTTGGCCAACAGGCACTGGCGAATTTGCAGCAGGAAGGCCTAGCTACCACCCACGTGTCTCAGCATGCTGAGGCGGCTTCGGGCGTGGCCTTGATCACAATTAACGCTGAGGGCCAGAACACGATTGTGGTGGCGCCGGGTGCCAACCATGAGTTGCTGCCTGCCGACATCGACGAGGCCATGGCCCTGCTCGAGGAAGCGACGTTGCTTGTGGTACAACTGGAAATCCCGCTGCTCACCGTGGTCTACTTAGTAGAATGGGCCCGCCAGCGGAATAAAAGGGTGGTGCTGAACCCGGCGCCGGCTCAACCGCTGCCCGAAGCCATGTACCGCGACTTGTTTCTGCTGACGCCCAATGAAACCGAAGCAGAACTGCTCACGGGTATCCCCGTGCGGGACGCCGACTCGGCACAGGTAGCGGCGCAGGTCTTGCGTGAGCGGGGCGTGCAGAACGTCGTGGTGACGCTAGGCGCGCAAGGGGCGTTTGTCCATACAGCTACCTACACGGGGCTGGTACCGGCGCCGCGCGTGCAGGCGGTAGATACCACCGCCGCCGGCGACGTATTTACCGGCGCGTTGGCCGTCGCCCTGACGCACGGTTGGGACTGGGAGCAGGCAGCAGAGTTTGCCTGCCAGGCGGCCGCGGTTGCCGTGACCCGACTGGGTGCACAGGTTTCTGCCCCTTATAGGCACGAGGTCATGCCTGTACCGACAGGTAAATAG